One Spinacia oleracea cultivar Varoflay chromosome 4, BTI_SOV_V1, whole genome shotgun sequence DNA segment encodes these proteins:
- the LOC130472579 gene encoding uncharacterized protein: protein MLWNRVAWSSIGVRHHGDGLQPKYSSCNPSKAVNYLLADSAWFGHPLGDIFHPLSVRALVNIASAAAAAAAGVLATTVIDYKLEAAAAVLAEVESSNSGSSQLKQEQNQASLKSVYFHQLLDFLEVLCLNCDYHRWIEIFT from the exons ATGTTGTGGAATAGGGTGGCATGGAGCAGCATCGGGGTGCGACACCATGGAGATGGTTTGCAACCAAAGTACAGCTCATGTAATCCTTCTAAGGCCGTCAATTATCTGCTGGCCGACTCTGCCTGGTTCGGTCATCCATTGGGTGACATCTTTCATCCCTTGAGCGTCCGAGCACTGGTGAACATAGcttcagcagcagcagcagcagcagcaggtgTTCTGGCAACAACAGTTATCGATTACAAGctagaagcagcagcagcagttcTGGCAGAAGTAGAAAGCAGCAATTCTGGCAGCAGCCAGTTGAAACAAGAACAAAACCAAGCCAGCCTAAAGAGTGTTTATTTTCACCAGTTGCTGGACTTTCTTGAAGTTCTCTGCCTTAACTGTGACTATCACCGTTG GATAGAGATATTTacttaa